Proteins encoded in a region of the Panicum hallii strain FIL2 chromosome 3, PHallii_v3.1, whole genome shotgun sequence genome:
- the LOC112884275 gene encoding putative disease resistance RPP13-like protein 3 isoform X4 — translation MEGPVVSASTGVMNSLLAKLSALVEGQYGLLEGTKCDITFLRNELSSMTALLEKLATAEKLDTQVKVWRDNIRELSYDIEDCIDIFMHKLNRGDPQAGFAKNIIDQIKKLWSRYQIANQIQELKARVIEESERWLRYKCDESIAVAGKIEIDPRLPALYVEAEKLVGINGPIQVIEWLMKDDSTQQLKVVSIVGFGGLGKTTLANQVYNKIKGQFDCTAFVPVSRSPVIKKILRDLLAELGSKTSASDDERQLINELREYLQDKRRLQD, via the exons ATGGAGGGACCAGTTGTGAGTGCTTCAACTGGGGTGATGAACTCCCTGCTCGCCAAGCTCTCTGCGCTGGTTGAGGGGCAGTACGGGCTCCTTGAAGGTACGAAGTGCGATATCACTTTCCTAAGGAATGAGCTTAGCAGCATGACTGCCCTGCTCGAGAAACTCGCAACAGCGGAGAAGCTTGACACGCAGGTCAAGGTTTGGAGGGACAACATACGCGAGCTGAGCTACGATATTGAGGACTGCATTGACATCTTCATGCATAAGCTGAATCGCGGTGACCCTCAGGCAGGTTTTGCAAAGAACATAATTGATCAGATTAAGAAGCTATGGTCACGCTACCAGATTGCAAACCAGATTCAAGAGCTCAAGGCTCGTGTGATTGAGGAGAGCGAGCGGTGGCTGAGGTACAAGTGCGATGAATCTATTGCCGTTGCAGGAAAGATTGAGATTGACCCGCGATTGCCGGCGCTCTATGTGGAAGCAGAGAAACTTGTTGGTATCAATGGTCCTATACAGGTCATCGAATGGTTGATGAAGGATGACTCAACACAGCAACTCAAAGTGGTGTCTATTGTGGGGTTTGGAGGACTCGGAAAAACAACTCTTGCGAACCAAGTGTATAACAAGATCAAAGGCCAATTTGACTGCACAGCTTTTGTTCCAGTTTCGCGGAGTCCTGTCATAAAGAAGATATTGCGTGATCTGCTTGCAGAACTAGGGAGTAAGACTAGTGCGTCAGATGATGAGCGGCAACTCATAAATGAGCTCAGAGAATACCTGCAAGACAAAAG AAGATTGCAAGATTAA
- the LOC112884275 gene encoding disease resistance protein RPP8-like isoform X3, with protein sequence MGQTLDQTGDNYFNDLINRSLIQPIDIAYDGMARACRIHDMVLDLIISLCTEQNFVTIVDGQVYKCSTNKIRRLSLLSGFLENDVLQNIMNKCAHVRSLIRFRVVDKEAPHLPIFHSLRVLVLRCTCDLGNQHIKYIGSSLQLKYLEIGCPSITELPNRIGDLQYLQTLDIHGSKIRKLPPTIGNLKNLVRLLVDFHLELPDEIGDLQALHMLSHAYSYDSLKFWEQLRRLTNLRVLLIRLHDSNELDYHGNGKYQQALESSLTVLGKCGLQSLEIDSNDYSTNKLMDLLCYNAPFLRKLCNQSYISRLPHGMQSLVNLAHLDIRITRIKHEDLCILGPTGKVG encoded by the exons ATGGGGCAAACATTGGATCAAACAGGAGATAACTACTTTAATGATCTTATCAACAGGAGCTTGATACAACCTATTGATATAGCCTACGATGGTATGGCCAGAGCCTGCCGGATCCATGATATGGTGCTTGATCTTATCATCTCACTGTGCACAGAGCAGAACTTTGTCACAATAGTAGATGGACAAGTCTATAAATGTTCTACTAACAAGATTCGACGGCTCTCTCTTCTATCCGGTTTTTTGGAAAATGATGTGCTGCAGAATATTATGAACAAGTGTGCACATGTTCGTTCTCTTATTAGGTTCCGCGTGGTAGATAAGGAAGCACCTCATCTGCCAATATTTCATTCTTTAAGAGTATTGGTTTTACGATGTACTTGTGACCTGGGAAACCAACATATTAAATATATTGGAAGCTCTTTGCAATTGAAGTATTTGGAAATAGGTTGTCCTAGTATTACTGAGCTTCCCAATAGAATTGGAGATCTGCAGTATTTACAAACATTGGACATACATGGCAGCAAAATTAGAAAATTACCACCAACCATAGGTAATTTGAAAAATTTGGTCCGCCTACTTGTTGATTTTCATTTAGAATTGCCGGATGAGATTGGAGATCTGCAAGCGTTACACATGCTGTCACATGCTTACTCCTATGACTCCCTGAAATTTTGGGAGCAGCTCAGACGACTGACCAACCTAAGGGTCCTTCTGATAAGACTACATGACAGCAATGAACTTGATTATCATGGCAATGGGAAGTACCAGCAAGCTTTGGAGTCATCCCTCACTGTATTGGGTAAATGTGGTCTTCAGTCACTCGAGATTGACAGTAATGATTACTCCACAAATAAATTGATGGATCTATTGTGCTACAATGCTCCATTTCTCCGGAAGCTGTGTAATCAGAGTTATATCAGTAGGCTTCCGCATGGAATGCAATCTCTTGTGAATCTTGCCCACCTTGACATCCGTATTACTCGCATTAAACATGAAGACCTCTGCATCCTTG GTCCTACGGGGAAGGTGGGCTGA
- the LOC112884275 gene encoding putative disease resistance RPP13-like protein 3 isoform X5: MEGPVVSASTGVMNSLLAKLSALVEGQYGLLEGTKCDITFLRNELSSMTALLEKLATAEKLDTQVKVWRDNIRELSYDIEDCIDIFMHKLNRGDPQAGFAKNIIDQIKKLWSRYQIANQIQELKARVIEESERWLRYKCDESIAVAGKIEIDPRLPALYVEAEKLVGINGPIQVIEWLMKDDSTQQLKVVSIVGFGGLGKTTLANQVYNKIKGQFDCTAFVPVSRSPVIKKILRDLLAELGSKTSASDDERQLINELREYLQDKRLQD; this comes from the exons ATGGAGGGACCAGTTGTGAGTGCTTCAACTGGGGTGATGAACTCCCTGCTCGCCAAGCTCTCTGCGCTGGTTGAGGGGCAGTACGGGCTCCTTGAAGGTACGAAGTGCGATATCACTTTCCTAAGGAATGAGCTTAGCAGCATGACTGCCCTGCTCGAGAAACTCGCAACAGCGGAGAAGCTTGACACGCAGGTCAAGGTTTGGAGGGACAACATACGCGAGCTGAGCTACGATATTGAGGACTGCATTGACATCTTCATGCATAAGCTGAATCGCGGTGACCCTCAGGCAGGTTTTGCAAAGAACATAATTGATCAGATTAAGAAGCTATGGTCACGCTACCAGATTGCAAACCAGATTCAAGAGCTCAAGGCTCGTGTGATTGAGGAGAGCGAGCGGTGGCTGAGGTACAAGTGCGATGAATCTATTGCCGTTGCAGGAAAGATTGAGATTGACCCGCGATTGCCGGCGCTCTATGTGGAAGCAGAGAAACTTGTTGGTATCAATGGTCCTATACAGGTCATCGAATGGTTGATGAAGGATGACTCAACACAGCAACTCAAAGTGGTGTCTATTGTGGGGTTTGGAGGACTCGGAAAAACAACTCTTGCGAACCAAGTGTATAACAAGATCAAAGGCCAATTTGACTGCACAGCTTTTGTTCCAGTTTCGCGGAGTCCTGTCATAAAGAAGATATTGCGTGATCTGCTTGCAGAACTAGGGAGTAAGACTAGTGCGTCAGATGATGAGCGGCAACTCATAAATGAGCTCAGAGAATACCTGCAAGACAAAAG ATTGCAAGATTAA
- the LOC112884275 gene encoding putative disease resistance RPP13-like protein 3 isoform X2 has protein sequence MEGPVVSASTGVMNSLLAKLSALVEGQYGLLEGTKCDITFLRNELSSMTALLEKLATAEKLDTQVKVWRDNIRELSYDIEDCIDIFMHKLNRGDPQAGFAKNIIDQIKKLWSRYQIANQIQELKARVIEESERWLRYKCDESIAVAGKIEIDPRLPALYVEAEKLVGINGPIQVIEWLMKDDSTQQLKVVSIVGFGGLGKTTLANQVYNKIKGQFDCTAFVPVSRSPVIKKILRDLLAELGSKTSASDDERQLINELREYLQDKRSYGEGGLRMVTEQEAMPKVRSLHLSFRAKETESKIGFEFRFVHLTNLEHLRATIDCYMATRSRVEAAEAAIRNTASIHPGHPALQIERCREYKTVEDENAKEMRLQDDIIYKEVVRQEHARKRKCCEDLLPY, from the exons ATGGAGGGACCAGTTGTGAGTGCTTCAACTGGGGTGATGAACTCCCTGCTCGCCAAGCTCTCTGCGCTGGTTGAGGGGCAGTACGGGCTCCTTGAAGGTACGAAGTGCGATATCACTTTCCTAAGGAATGAGCTTAGCAGCATGACTGCCCTGCTCGAGAAACTCGCAACAGCGGAGAAGCTTGACACGCAGGTCAAGGTTTGGAGGGACAACATACGCGAGCTGAGCTACGATATTGAGGACTGCATTGACATCTTCATGCATAAGCTGAATCGCGGTGACCCTCAGGCAGGTTTTGCAAAGAACATAATTGATCAGATTAAGAAGCTATGGTCACGCTACCAGATTGCAAACCAGATTCAAGAGCTCAAGGCTCGTGTGATTGAGGAGAGCGAGCGGTGGCTGAGGTACAAGTGCGATGAATCTATTGCCGTTGCAGGAAAGATTGAGATTGACCCGCGATTGCCGGCGCTCTATGTGGAAGCAGAGAAACTTGTTGGTATCAATGGTCCTATACAGGTCATCGAATGGTTGATGAAGGATGACTCAACACAGCAACTCAAAGTGGTGTCTATTGTGGGGTTTGGAGGACTCGGAAAAACAACTCTTGCGAACCAAGTGTATAACAAGATCAAAGGCCAATTTGACTGCACAGCTTTTGTTCCAGTTTCGCGGAGTCCTGTCATAAAGAAGATATTGCGTGATCTGCTTGCAGAACTAGGGAGTAAGACTAGTGCGTCAGATGATGAGCGGCAACTCATAAATGAGCTCAGAGAATACCTGCAAGACAAAAG GTCCTACGGGGAAGGTGGGCTGAGGATGGTGACCGAACAGGAAGCAATGCCAAAGGTCAGAAGTTTACATCTTAGTTTTAGAGCAAAGGAAACAGAATCCAAGATAGGTTTTGAGTTCCGCTTTGTGCACCTTACGAATCTGGAGCACCTCCGTGCCACGATCGATTGTTATATGGCCACTAGAAGCAGAGTGGAGGCTGCAGAAGCTGCCATCAGGAACACAGCCAGCATCCATCCGGGACATCCTGCACTACAAATTGAGAGGTGCAGGGAGTACAAAACGGTGGAGGATGAGAACGCCAAGGAAATGAGGCTGCAAGACGATATAATATACAAGGAGGTGGTTCGTCAAGAGCACGCACGAAAACGCAAGTGTTGTGAGGACCTACTGCCATACTAG
- the LOC112884275 gene encoding putative disease resistance RPP13-like protein 2 isoform X1 gives MEGPVVSASTGVMNSLLAKLSALVEGQYGLLEGTKCDITFLRNELSSMTALLEKLATAEKLDTQVKVWRDNIRELSYDIEDCIDIFMHKLNRGDPQAGFAKNIIDQIKKLWSRYQIANQIQELKARVIEESERWLRYKCDESIAVAGKIEIDPRLPALYVEAEKLVGINGPIQVIEWLMKDDSTQQLKVVSIVGFGGLGKTTLANQVYNKIKGQFDCTAFVPVSRSPVIKKILRDLLAELGSKTSASDDERQLINELREYLQDKRYLIIVDDIWSTTAWEFVKSALPENNLHSRIITTTRHSDVAKSCCSSYEGYIHNIQPLSDQDSTMLFYKRVFQSQRPCPPHLEEVSLAIIQKCHGLPLAINTVASLLANKSEAIDQWEQVRDSMVSGLNSLVRDILLLSYYDLPYHLKSCFLYLSIFPEDCKIKRDKLIWRWIAEGFIPDVMGQTLDQTGDNYFNDLINRSLIQPIDIAYDGMARACRIHDMVLDLIISLCTEQNFVTIVDGQVYKCSTNKIRRLSLLSGFLENDVLQNIMNKCAHVRSLIRFRVVDKEAPHLPIFHSLRVLVLRCTCDLGNQHIKYIGSSLQLKYLEIGCPSITELPNRIGDLQYLQTLDIHGSKIRKLPPTIGNLKNLVRLLVDFHLELPDEIGDLQALHMLSHAYSYDSLKFWEQLRRLTNLRVLLIRLHDSNELDYHGNGKYQQALESSLTVLGKCGLQSLEIDSNDYSTNKLMDLLCYNAPFLRKLCNQSYISRLPHGMQSLVNLAHLDIRITRIKHEDLCILGAIPTLLYAMLTSLEAPTERLSIGRQQFYNLREFIFRSYGEGGLRMVTEQEAMPKVRSLHLSFRAKETESKIGFEFRFVHLTNLEHLRATIDCYMATRSRVEAAEAAIRNTASIHPGHPALQIERCREYKTVEDENAKEMRLQDDIIYKEVVRQEHARKRKCCEDLLPY, from the exons ATGGAGGGACCAGTTGTGAGTGCTTCAACTGGGGTGATGAACTCCCTGCTCGCCAAGCTCTCTGCGCTGGTTGAGGGGCAGTACGGGCTCCTTGAAGGTACGAAGTGCGATATCACTTTCCTAAGGAATGAGCTTAGCAGCATGACTGCCCTGCTCGAGAAACTCGCAACAGCGGAGAAGCTTGACACGCAGGTCAAGGTTTGGAGGGACAACATACGCGAGCTGAGCTACGATATTGAGGACTGCATTGACATCTTCATGCATAAGCTGAATCGCGGTGACCCTCAGGCAGGTTTTGCAAAGAACATAATTGATCAGATTAAGAAGCTATGGTCACGCTACCAGATTGCAAACCAGATTCAAGAGCTCAAGGCTCGTGTGATTGAGGAGAGCGAGCGGTGGCTGAGGTACAAGTGCGATGAATCTATTGCCGTTGCAGGAAAGATTGAGATTGACCCGCGATTGCCGGCGCTCTATGTGGAAGCAGAGAAACTTGTTGGTATCAATGGTCCTATACAGGTCATCGAATGGTTGATGAAGGATGACTCAACACAGCAACTCAAAGTGGTGTCTATTGTGGGGTTTGGAGGACTCGGAAAAACAACTCTTGCGAACCAAGTGTATAACAAGATCAAAGGCCAATTTGACTGCACAGCTTTTGTTCCAGTTTCGCGGAGTCCTGTCATAAAGAAGATATTGCGTGATCTGCTTGCAGAACTAGGGAGTAAGACTAGTGCGTCAGATGATGAGCGGCAACTCATAAATGAGCTCAGAGAATACCTGCAAGACAAAAG gtacTTAATCATTGTTGATGATATTTGGAGCACAACCGCATGGGAATTTGTGAAGTCTGCTTTACCCGAGAATAACTTGCACAGTAGAATAATTACTACTACAAGACATTCTGATGTAGCCAAATCATGCTGCTCAAGTTATGAAGGATATATTCACAACATTCAACCTCTAAGTGACCAGGACTCCACAATGTTGTTTTATAAAAGAGTCTTTCAAAGTCAGCGCCCCTGCCCACCTCACTTAGAAGAAGTTTCTCTGGCAATCATACAAAAATGTCATGGTTTGCCGCTAGCTATTAATACAGTAGCTAGTTTGCTAGCTAACAAATCTGAAGCAATAGACCAATGGGAGCAAGTAAGAGATTCCATGGTTTCTGGACTAAATTCACTTGTTCGGGACATACTTTTGCTTAGCTATTATGATCTTCCTTATCATCTGAAGTCCTGCTTCTTATATCTTTCTATATTTCCAGAAGATTGCAAGATTAAAAGGGATAAGTTAATATGGAGATGGATAGCTGAGGGTTTTATCCCAGATGTAATGGGGCAAACATTGGATCAAACAGGAGATAACTACTTTAATGATCTTATCAACAGGAGCTTGATACAACCTATTGATATAGCCTACGATGGTATGGCCAGAGCCTGCCGGATCCATGATATGGTGCTTGATCTTATCATCTCACTGTGCACAGAGCAGAACTTTGTCACAATAGTAGATGGACAAGTCTATAAATGTTCTACTAACAAGATTCGACGGCTCTCTCTTCTATCCGGTTTTTTGGAAAATGATGTGCTGCAGAATATTATGAACAAGTGTGCACATGTTCGTTCTCTTATTAGGTTCCGCGTGGTAGATAAGGAAGCACCTCATCTGCCAATATTTCATTCTTTAAGAGTATTGGTTTTACGATGTACTTGTGACCTGGGAAACCAACATATTAAATATATTGGAAGCTCTTTGCAATTGAAGTATTTGGAAATAGGTTGTCCTAGTATTACTGAGCTTCCCAATAGAATTGGAGATCTGCAGTATTTACAAACATTGGACATACATGGCAGCAAAATTAGAAAATTACCACCAACCATAGGTAATTTGAAAAATTTGGTCCGCCTACTTGTTGATTTTCATTTAGAATTGCCGGATGAGATTGGAGATCTGCAAGCGTTACACATGCTGTCACATGCTTACTCCTATGACTCCCTGAAATTTTGGGAGCAGCTCAGACGACTGACCAACCTAAGGGTCCTTCTGATAAGACTACATGACAGCAATGAACTTGATTATCATGGCAATGGGAAGTACCAGCAAGCTTTGGAGTCATCCCTCACTGTATTGGGTAAATGTGGTCTTCAGTCACTCGAGATTGACAGTAATGATTACTCCACAAATAAATTGATGGATCTATTGTGCTACAATGCTCCATTTCTCCGGAAGCTGTGTAATCAGAGTTATATCAGTAGGCTTCCGCATGGAATGCAATCTCTTGTGAATCTTGCCCACCTTGACATCCGTATTACTCGCATTAAACATGAAGACCTCTGCATCCTTGGTGCCATTCCAACCCTGCTCTATGCCATGCTGACTTCATTGGAAGCACCTACTGAAAGGCTTAGTATTGGTCGCCAACAGTTCTATAACCTTAGGGAGTTTATTTTCAGGTCCTACGGGGAAGGTGGGCTGAGGATGGTGACCGAACAGGAAGCAATGCCAAAGGTCAGAAGTTTACATCTTAGTTTTAGAGCAAAGGAAACAGAATCCAAGATAGGTTTTGAGTTCCGCTTTGTGCACCTTACGAATCTGGAGCACCTCCGTGCCACGATCGATTGTTATATGGCCACTAGAAGCAGAGTGGAGGCTGCAGAAGCTGCCATCAGGAACACAGCCAGCATCCATCCGGGACATCCTGCACTACAAATTGAGAGGTGCAGGGAGTACAAAACGGTGGAGGATGAGAACGCCAAGGAAATGAGGCTGCAAGACGATATAATATACAAGGAGGTGGTTCGTCAAGAGCACGCACGAAAACGCAAGTGTTGTGAGGACCTACTGCCATACTAG